The following nucleotide sequence is from Fusobacterium varium.
TAGAGTTTTATGAGGACAAGGAGCTTCATTCAGTTGGAATGACTTTGGAAGATGTACAGATAGAGTTTTTCATAACTGAGGGAGAGGACGAGGAAGGACCTTGGTATGAGGCAGAGGCAGAGATAATATTCTTTTAATTAATATAAAGGGGAGTGAGTAGAATGAAGATTTTTGACGGACATGCTGATATTTGGTTTGATGTGGCATCTAAAAGAAAAAAGGGGTTAGAAAATATAGTAAAAAATTATCACTATGATAGATTTAATGCTGGAAAAATCATGGGAGGAATTTTTGTAGCTTATCTTGATGATGAAAGTGTTGTTGTAGATGATGAAAAAGAAATGATGTTTATGGTAAACTCTGCAATGCACGAATTGAGAGAGAATCAAGATCTATTTAATATTATAAAAAATCAAGGGGATTTCAACAGAGGGCTTGTAAGTGAAAAAATGAATGTTCTTATGGGAATAGAGGGATTAAGAGCTATAAAAGAGAATCTTGATTGGTTGGATACTTTCTATGCTCTTGGATTTAGACATGCCTCTCTTACTTGGAATGAGCAAAATGCTTTAGCCACAGGGGCTAGAGGAGATGAAAATAGAGGGATCACTCCACTTGGAATAGAGGCAGTAAAAAAATTGAATAGATTGGGAATGGTTGTTGATGTTTCCCATGCTAATGAAAAAAGCTTTTGGGGAATCTATGAGGCAAGTAGTAAGCCTATTATAGCATCACACTCAAATGCAAGAAGCTTATGTGATCATGTGAGAAACCTAAGAGATGAGCAGATAAGAGCAATTGCTGAAACAGGTGGACTTGTAGGGGCAGTGGCTTTTAAAGGCTTTGTAAGTGCCAATAAAGAGGAGCAAACTCTTTCAAAATATGTAGATCATATTGATCATATGGTGGATTTAGTAGGGGTAAAACATGTTGGAATAGGTTTTGATTTCTGTGAGTATCTATATGATGATAGAGAGGGTAGAGATATGAATCCTCTTGGATTGGAAGATGCTTCAAAAGCTCAAGATGTAATTGCTGAGCTTAGAAGAAGAGGGTATAAAGAGGAAGATATTAGAAAAATAGCATATGAAAACTTTATGAGAGTAATAGAAAATACATTGATAAAATAATCTTATAGGGGTGGGATATGGAGAGAGAACTTTGGATATATGATTCTTTTACTAATGAGAAATTTAAGGGAAATCCAGCAGGAGTTGTGTTAGAGGGTAAGGGGTTAGATGAAGATCAGATGCAACTAATAGCTAGAGAATTGGGATATCCTGAAACAGTTTTTATTTTTAAAGATAGTTCTAAGATTAAAGTGAGATTTTTTACTCCTAAAGAGGAGATTGATCTGTGTGGACATGCTACCATTGCCTATGGAACAGCTCTTGTGGAAAGTGGTATGATTGATGTAAACGAGGGAGAAAATAGAATTGATATAGAAACAAATCTTGGAATTTTACCAATTATAATAACAATGGAAAATAAAAAGATTAAAAATATTATGATGTATCAAGCTTCACCAAAATT
It contains:
- a CDS encoding dipeptidase; the encoded protein is MKIFDGHADIWFDVASKRKKGLENIVKNYHYDRFNAGKIMGGIFVAYLDDESVVVDDEKEMMFMVNSAMHELRENQDLFNIIKNQGDFNRGLVSEKMNVLMGIEGLRAIKENLDWLDTFYALGFRHASLTWNEQNALATGARGDENRGITPLGIEAVKKLNRLGMVVDVSHANEKSFWGIYEASSKPIIASHSNARSLCDHVRNLRDEQIRAIAETGGLVGAVAFKGFVSANKEEQTLSKYVDHIDHMVDLVGVKHVGIGFDFCEYLYDDREGRDMNPLGLEDASKAQDVIAELRRRGYKEEDIRKIAYENFMRVIENTLIK